Proteins from a single region of Trichoplusia ni isolate ovarian cell line Hi5 chromosome 3, tn1, whole genome shotgun sequence:
- the LOC113492030 gene encoding rho GTPase-activating protein 44-like isoform X1, which produces MKKQFYRVKQLADQTFSRSGKAEGLTDELQTADRKVEHLRNALQLVSKRLSTGAGSTQGQDPAAREKRLKKLPEYLLGLSMLEASNFDDDDSILKYILYECGKTEKLLANEIAEHELKVEQLVCAPLTSISDQDLPAIMKTKKQLSRLMSEKETAASRYHHLERQKEENPTKFNAAREELEDVGIRVEAARDALAADMFALVAKEAQLAHTLLQYIKLQRAYHESALHSLQDTVPELERFINDSSTKPVFGYPLEEHLRVTSRTIAFPIELCVCTLHELALNEEGLFRIAGGSSKVRRMKLSLDAGLFNVPLPRDYRDMHVVASVLKCYLRELPEPILTYRLYETFVNASRQPTEQTRLNALWEAIHLLPEANFQNLRYLIKFLSALTQNQSTNKMTPSNLAIVIAPNLLWAADESTFDMNITTAVNCIVELLIKHADWFFKDDLSFFISFTKEDLLPDQCEYGFTPNFVHGYNQTAALSQDAANGDYSSMSKSMFDYNHQSLSKVTDGSGRHSRSNSHDTSLILLENDIKKAQSNSSLSDQSSPPHGSPKPILRRKNKPLAPVPPNFTPDKNRKVEPQSQPQPQAPEPAKEQATPAKVENDKPAKPPRPVISDTGKVITGVQTINRSTYRQSKALKEEAARCGSREHLSDTRRQSLELDKDKLDIIKAPDGRESTLVVKNVTAQTGIVGRMKVVGDAMSGPASLGAERPLSGGDKLAPRAGPVLKPGAAPPPRPVAAPRTLLPAPEPEPDVTLRHKPAVPERPAALRPQSFRALRASLTDAADVAPTVLERTHIYTVDKHHPTVIQVGAAPPPAERDADDAPRATVQRTHSSGGRDGDLEEPRSLCVASRQLSQSEGDITDSPSPRPQPSRPPRPLMPAPPPPVSAPAAAAAATAAQVVQPAAAPAPAAPVAPVAPLAASVQATVTASTTDVAQSGESTDL; this is translated from the exons ATGAAGAAACAGTTCTATAGGGTTAAGCAACTTGCCGACCAAACATTTTCAAG atctGGTAAAGCAGAAGGCTTGACAGATGAGTTACAAACGGCTGATAGGAAAGTGGAACACCTCAGAAATGCCTTACAACTTGTCAGCAAGAGGCTGTCGACAGGAGCAGGCAGCACACAGGGTCAGGATCCTGCAGCTAGAGAGAAAAGACTAAAGAAACTGCCAGAATACCTTCTTGGGTTGTCTATGTTGGAGGCCAGCAactttgatgatgatgatagtatcttaaaatacattttatatgaatgtg gtaaaacagaaaaactaCTGGCGAATGAAATAGCAGAGCATGAACTAAAAGTAGAACAGTTGGTATGTGCGCCGTTAACATCCATTAGTGACCAGGATTTGCCAGCTATCATGAAAACCAAGAAACAGTTGAGCAGGCTCATGAGTGAGAAGGAAACGGCGGCCAGTAGATATCAT CATTTAGAGCgtcaaaaagaagaaaatccaACAAAGTTTAATGCAGCACGAGAAGAGCTCGAAGATGTCGGGATACGTGTTGAGGCCGCCCGAGACGCCCTGGCCGCCGACATGTTCGCGCTTGTCGCTAAGGAGGCCCAACTGGCACACACACTACTGCAATACATCAAACTACAGAGGGCCTACCATGAATCCGCCCTCCACTCTCTACAAGACACAGTGCCAGAACTGGAAAGgtttataa ATGATAGTTCCACAAAGCCGGTGTTTGGGTATCCTCTAGAAGAGCACTTGCGAGTCACGAGCCGAACTATCGCCTTCCCAATAGAGCTGTGTGTCTGCACTCTACACGAGTTGGCCCTCAATGAGGAAGGACTGTTCAGGATCGCCGGAg GTTCTTCGAAGGTGAGGAGAATGAAATTATCGTTAGATGCAGGCTTGTTCAACGTCCCTCTACCGAGAGATTACAGAGACATGCATGTTGTGGCATCCGTCCTCAAGTGCTACCTCCGAGAGCTGCCCGAGCCCATACTAACGTACCGCCTTTACGAAACCTTCGTGAATGCCTCTCGACAGCCCACAGAACAAACTCGACTGAACGCTCTCTGGGAAGCCATACACCTTCTGCCAGAGGCTAACTTCCAAAATCTTAGGTACCTCATCAAGTTTTTGTCCGCTTTGACTCAGAACCAAAGTACGAATAAAATGACTCCTTCAAACCTAGCCATCGTGATCGCTCCCAACCTGCTGTGGGCAGCTGACGAGAGCACCTTCGACATGAACATCACAACAGCCGTCAACTGTATCGTAGAGTTACTCATCAAGCACGCTGATTGGTTCTTCAAAGACGATCTCagctttttcatttcatttaccAAAGAAGATCTACTTCCAGATCAATGCGAGTACGGTTTCACTCCTAATTTCGTCCACGGATACAATCAAACCGCTGCACTTAGTCAGGACGCAGCGAATGGTGACTACAGTAGCATGAGTAAATCTATGTTTGACTATAATCACCAGAGCTTGAGCAAAGTCACAGACGGGTCCGGCCGACACTCGCGGAGCAATAGTCACGACACTAGTTTAATATTGCTGGAGAATGACATTAAAAAGGCCCAGTCCAACAGCTCTTTGTCTGATCAATCTAGTCCCCCACACGGAAGTCCAAAGCCGATACTGAGGCGAAAAAACAAACCTCTAGCGCCGGTGCCGCCTAATTTCACTCCAGACAAAAATAGAAAGGTCGAACCACAGTCGCAGCCGCAGCCGCAAGCGCCAGAGCCTGCCAAAGAGCAAGCGACCCCGGCAAAGGTGGAAAACGACAAACCGGCAAAACCACCCCGGCCTGTAATATCAGATACCGGTAAGGTTATAACTGGTGTACAAACAATTAACCGCTCTACGTACAGACAGAGCAAGGCTCTAAAGGAGGAAGCAGCTCGCTGCGGCAGTCGCGAACACTTGTCTGACACACGGCGGCAGAGTCTCGAACTGGACAAAGATAAACTCGATATTATAAAAGCACCGGATGGTCGGGAGTCCACGCTTGTAGTCAAGAATGTGACGGCACAGACGGGCATCGTCGGCAGAATGAAAGTCGTTGGCGACGCGATGAGTGGGCCCGCGTCGCTGGGCGCGGAGCGGCCGCTGTCGGGAGGAGACAAGCTGGCGCCGCGCGCCGGGCCCGTGCTGAAGCcgggcgccgcgccgccgccgcgccccgtGGCCGCGCCGCGCACGCTGCTGCCCGCGCCCGAGCCCGAGCCCGACGTCACGCTGCGCCACAAGCCCGCCGTGCCCGAGCGGCCCGCCGCGCTGCGCCCGCAGAGCTTCCGCGCGCTGCGGGCCTCGCTCACCGACGCCGCCGACGTGGCGCCCACCGTGCTCGAGCGCACACACATCTACACCGTGGACAAGCACCACCCCACCGTCATCCAGGTGggggccgcgccgccgcccgccgagCGGGACGCGGACGACGCGCCGCGAGCCACCGTGCAGCGCACGCACAGCTCGGGCGGACGTGACGGCGACCTGGAGGAGCCGCGCAGCCTGTGCGTGGCCAGCCGCCAGCTGTCGCAGTCGGAGGGGGACATCACAGACAGCCCGTCCCCGCGCCCGCAGCCATCCCGGCCGCCGCGCCCCCTCAtgccggcgccgccgccgcccgtgTCCGCGCCCGCAGCGGCCGCAGCAGCCACAGCAGCGCAGGTGGTCCAGCCCGCAGCAGCACCAGCACCTGCCGCTCCCGTGGCGCCTGTTGCTCCGCTGGCAGCTTCCGTCCAAGCGACTGTAACTGCTTCCACGACTGACGTCGCTCAGTCGGGGGAGAGTACTGATCTTTAG
- the LOC113492030 gene encoding rho GTPase-activating protein 92B-like isoform X2, producing the protein MRKKSGKAEGLTDELQTADRKVEHLRNALQLVSKRLSTGAGSTQGQDPAAREKRLKKLPEYLLGLSMLEASNFDDDDSILKYILYECGKTEKLLANEIAEHELKVEQLVCAPLTSISDQDLPAIMKTKKQLSRLMSEKETAASRYHHLERQKEENPTKFNAAREELEDVGIRVEAARDALAADMFALVAKEAQLAHTLLQYIKLQRAYHESALHSLQDTVPELERFINDSSTKPVFGYPLEEHLRVTSRTIAFPIELCVCTLHELALNEEGLFRIAGGSSKVRRMKLSLDAGLFNVPLPRDYRDMHVVASVLKCYLRELPEPILTYRLYETFVNASRQPTEQTRLNALWEAIHLLPEANFQNLRYLIKFLSALTQNQSTNKMTPSNLAIVIAPNLLWAADESTFDMNITTAVNCIVELLIKHADWFFKDDLSFFISFTKEDLLPDQCEYGFTPNFVHGYNQTAALSQDAANGDYSSMSKSMFDYNHQSLSKVTDGSGRHSRSNSHDTSLILLENDIKKAQSNSSLSDQSSPPHGSPKPILRRKNKPLAPVPPNFTPDKNRKVEPQSQPQPQAPEPAKEQATPAKVENDKPAKPPRPVISDTGKVITGVQTINRSTYRQSKALKEEAARCGSREHLSDTRRQSLELDKDKLDIIKAPDGRESTLVVKNVTAQTGIVGRMKVVGDAMSGPASLGAERPLSGGDKLAPRAGPVLKPGAAPPPRPVAAPRTLLPAPEPEPDVTLRHKPAVPERPAALRPQSFRALRASLTDAADVAPTVLERTHIYTVDKHHPTVIQVGAAPPPAERDADDAPRATVQRTHSSGGRDGDLEEPRSLCVASRQLSQSEGDITDSPSPRPQPSRPPRPLMPAPPPPVSAPAAAAAATAAQVVQPAAAPAPAAPVAPVAPLAASVQATVTASTTDVAQSGESTDL; encoded by the exons ATGAGgaaaaa atctGGTAAAGCAGAAGGCTTGACAGATGAGTTACAAACGGCTGATAGGAAAGTGGAACACCTCAGAAATGCCTTACAACTTGTCAGCAAGAGGCTGTCGACAGGAGCAGGCAGCACACAGGGTCAGGATCCTGCAGCTAGAGAGAAAAGACTAAAGAAACTGCCAGAATACCTTCTTGGGTTGTCTATGTTGGAGGCCAGCAactttgatgatgatgatagtatcttaaaatacattttatatgaatgtg gtaaaacagaaaaactaCTGGCGAATGAAATAGCAGAGCATGAACTAAAAGTAGAACAGTTGGTATGTGCGCCGTTAACATCCATTAGTGACCAGGATTTGCCAGCTATCATGAAAACCAAGAAACAGTTGAGCAGGCTCATGAGTGAGAAGGAAACGGCGGCCAGTAGATATCAT CATTTAGAGCgtcaaaaagaagaaaatccaACAAAGTTTAATGCAGCACGAGAAGAGCTCGAAGATGTCGGGATACGTGTTGAGGCCGCCCGAGACGCCCTGGCCGCCGACATGTTCGCGCTTGTCGCTAAGGAGGCCCAACTGGCACACACACTACTGCAATACATCAAACTACAGAGGGCCTACCATGAATCCGCCCTCCACTCTCTACAAGACACAGTGCCAGAACTGGAAAGgtttataa ATGATAGTTCCACAAAGCCGGTGTTTGGGTATCCTCTAGAAGAGCACTTGCGAGTCACGAGCCGAACTATCGCCTTCCCAATAGAGCTGTGTGTCTGCACTCTACACGAGTTGGCCCTCAATGAGGAAGGACTGTTCAGGATCGCCGGAg GTTCTTCGAAGGTGAGGAGAATGAAATTATCGTTAGATGCAGGCTTGTTCAACGTCCCTCTACCGAGAGATTACAGAGACATGCATGTTGTGGCATCCGTCCTCAAGTGCTACCTCCGAGAGCTGCCCGAGCCCATACTAACGTACCGCCTTTACGAAACCTTCGTGAATGCCTCTCGACAGCCCACAGAACAAACTCGACTGAACGCTCTCTGGGAAGCCATACACCTTCTGCCAGAGGCTAACTTCCAAAATCTTAGGTACCTCATCAAGTTTTTGTCCGCTTTGACTCAGAACCAAAGTACGAATAAAATGACTCCTTCAAACCTAGCCATCGTGATCGCTCCCAACCTGCTGTGGGCAGCTGACGAGAGCACCTTCGACATGAACATCACAACAGCCGTCAACTGTATCGTAGAGTTACTCATCAAGCACGCTGATTGGTTCTTCAAAGACGATCTCagctttttcatttcatttaccAAAGAAGATCTACTTCCAGATCAATGCGAGTACGGTTTCACTCCTAATTTCGTCCACGGATACAATCAAACCGCTGCACTTAGTCAGGACGCAGCGAATGGTGACTACAGTAGCATGAGTAAATCTATGTTTGACTATAATCACCAGAGCTTGAGCAAAGTCACAGACGGGTCCGGCCGACACTCGCGGAGCAATAGTCACGACACTAGTTTAATATTGCTGGAGAATGACATTAAAAAGGCCCAGTCCAACAGCTCTTTGTCTGATCAATCTAGTCCCCCACACGGAAGTCCAAAGCCGATACTGAGGCGAAAAAACAAACCTCTAGCGCCGGTGCCGCCTAATTTCACTCCAGACAAAAATAGAAAGGTCGAACCACAGTCGCAGCCGCAGCCGCAAGCGCCAGAGCCTGCCAAAGAGCAAGCGACCCCGGCAAAGGTGGAAAACGACAAACCGGCAAAACCACCCCGGCCTGTAATATCAGATACCGGTAAGGTTATAACTGGTGTACAAACAATTAACCGCTCTACGTACAGACAGAGCAAGGCTCTAAAGGAGGAAGCAGCTCGCTGCGGCAGTCGCGAACACTTGTCTGACACACGGCGGCAGAGTCTCGAACTGGACAAAGATAAACTCGATATTATAAAAGCACCGGATGGTCGGGAGTCCACGCTTGTAGTCAAGAATGTGACGGCACAGACGGGCATCGTCGGCAGAATGAAAGTCGTTGGCGACGCGATGAGTGGGCCCGCGTCGCTGGGCGCGGAGCGGCCGCTGTCGGGAGGAGACAAGCTGGCGCCGCGCGCCGGGCCCGTGCTGAAGCcgggcgccgcgccgccgccgcgccccgtGGCCGCGCCGCGCACGCTGCTGCCCGCGCCCGAGCCCGAGCCCGACGTCACGCTGCGCCACAAGCCCGCCGTGCCCGAGCGGCCCGCCGCGCTGCGCCCGCAGAGCTTCCGCGCGCTGCGGGCCTCGCTCACCGACGCCGCCGACGTGGCGCCCACCGTGCTCGAGCGCACACACATCTACACCGTGGACAAGCACCACCCCACCGTCATCCAGGTGggggccgcgccgccgcccgccgagCGGGACGCGGACGACGCGCCGCGAGCCACCGTGCAGCGCACGCACAGCTCGGGCGGACGTGACGGCGACCTGGAGGAGCCGCGCAGCCTGTGCGTGGCCAGCCGCCAGCTGTCGCAGTCGGAGGGGGACATCACAGACAGCCCGTCCCCGCGCCCGCAGCCATCCCGGCCGCCGCGCCCCCTCAtgccggcgccgccgccgcccgtgTCCGCGCCCGCAGCGGCCGCAGCAGCCACAGCAGCGCAGGTGGTCCAGCCCGCAGCAGCACCAGCACCTGCCGCTCCCGTGGCGCCTGTTGCTCCGCTGGCAGCTTCCGTCCAAGCGACTGTAACTGCTTCCACGACTGACGTCGCTCAGTCGGGGGAGAGTACTGATCTTTAG
- the LOC113492031 gene encoding tyrosine--tRNA ligase, mitochondrial, with translation MKLLKQLLCGVKPAWLRSYKRTYSSRNILKLNERGMYQDMFPNTAGTEILDLLNKAPQCVYAGFDPTANSLHVGNLLVIINLLHWQRGGHNVIALLGGATGFIGDPSGRSTERVALQQEIIQNNIKCIKSNLETVFENHQKYIWNDERKLNPVRIVNNETWYRDIDSIQFVSEIGRNFRMGTMLLKQSVQARINSEIGMSFTEFAYQIFQSYDWQHLLKEYNCRFQIGGSDQMGNISAGHELISRTSKKSVYGLTLPLVTTEEGDKFGKSAGNAIWLDPKKTSPYSLYQFFIRTKDSEVEKLLKLFTFYSLGEIKDIMFKHKEHPDQRYPQTCLAEHLTTLVHGKEGVEKALKATEAIYSKDVKSLIALSSTELEQVFENATITTLLLSPGITVLELGMKAKCFPTENDAIRIIQAGGFYINHQKVKKIDEVITQSAHILPNLLSLLRVGKRNHYIVKWQT, from the exons ATGAAGCTTTTAAAGCAATTGTTGTGCGGGGTTAAACCTGCATGGTTAAGATCGTATAAGCGTACTTATTCGAGCAGAAATATCTTGAAACTTAATGAACGAGGAATGTATCAGGATATGTTTCCAAACACGGCTGG CACAGAAATACTAGACCTTTTAAATAAAGCCCCACAGTGTGTGTACGCAGGCTTTGATCCTACTGCAAATAGCCTTCATGTTGGGAACCTACTTGTCATAATAAACCTCCTACATTGGCAAAGAGGAGGACACAATGTTATTGCtttg TTGGGTGGAGCAACAGGTTTTATTGGTGATCCCAGTGGCAGGAGTACAGAACGTGTAGCTTTGCAACAAGAAATCATACAAAATAACATCAAGTGTATTAAAAGTAACCTAGAGACGGTATTTGAAAACCATCAGAAGTATATCTGGAATGATGAGAGGAAATTAAACCCTGTAAG aatagTCAACAATGAAACATGGTATAGAGATATTGACTCCATACAATTTGTAAGTGAAATTGGTAGAAACTTTCGGATGGGGACCATGCTGCTAAAACAAAGTGTCCAGGCTAGAATAAATTCCGAAATAGGAATGAGTTTTACAGAATTTGCCTATCAAATATTCCAGTCTTATGACTGGCAGCATTTACTAAAGGAATATAACTGCAGATTTCAG ATAGGTGGTAGTGATCAAATGGGAAATATAAGTGCAGGCCATGAACTTATTAGCAGAACCTCAAAGAAGAGTGTGTATG GGTTAACATTACCTCTAGTGACGACAGAAGAAGGTGACAAGTTTGGCAAGTCAGCTGGCAATGCTATATGGCTGGACCCAAAGAAAACAAGCCCATACAGTTTGTATCAGTTCTTCATCAGGACTAAGGACTCGGAAGTTGAGAAACTACTCAAGCTATTCACATTCTATAGTCTAGGAGAAATAAAAGATATTATGTTTAAGCATAAAGAGCATCCAGACCAAAGATATCCACAGACGTGTCTTGCTGAGCATCTTACGACTTTAGTACATGGGA AGGAAGGAGTGGAAAAGGCCCTGAAAGCTACTGAGGCGATATACAGCAAAGACGTGAAATCTTTAATCGCCTTAAGTAGTACGGAGTTGGAGCAAGTGTTTGAGAACGCAACGATCACAACGCTGTTATTATCACCCGGCATCACAGTTCTAGAACTCGGGATGAAAGCTAAATGTTTTCCAACAGAAA ATGATGCAATCAGAATAATCCAAGCGGGCGGCTTCTACATCAACCATCAAAAAGTTAAGAAGATTGATGAAGTTATAACGCAGTCGGCTCATATTTTGCCCAACTTACTTTCATTATTGAGAGTCGGAAAGCGGAACCACTACATCGTGAAATGGcagacataa